Proteins encoded in a region of the Planococcus shixiaomingii genome:
- the tuf gene encoding elongation factor Tu produces the protein MGKAKFDRSKTHANIGTIGHVDHGKTTLTAAIATVLAKRSGGTAMSYAQIDNAPEEKERGITINTSHVEYETAARHYAHVDCPGHADYVKNMITGAAQMDGGILVVSAADGPMPQTREHILLSRQVGVPYLVVFMNKCDMVDDEELLELVEMEVRDLLSEYDFPGDDIPVIKGSALKALEGEEEWEEKIVELMNAVDEYIPTPPRDTDKPFMMPVEDVFSITGRGTVATGRVERGQVKIGDTVDIIGLTEEPKSTTVTGVEMFRKLLDYAEAGDNIGALLRGVSRDDVQRGQVLAKPGTITPHTEFKAEVYVLSKEEGGRHTPFFTNYRPQFYFRTTDVTGVCNLPEGVEMVMPGDNIEMNVSLISPIALEEGTKFSIREGGRTVGAGVVASIQK, from the coding sequence ATGGGAAAAGCTAAATTTGATCGCTCTAAAACACATGCGAATATTGGTACAATTGGTCACGTTGACCATGGTAAAACAACTTTGACTGCTGCTATCGCTACAGTACTTGCAAAACGCTCTGGTGGTACTGCAATGAGCTATGCTCAAATCGACAACGCACCTGAAGAAAAAGAACGTGGAATCACAATCAACACTTCTCACGTTGAATACGAAACTGCTGCTCGCCACTACGCACACGTTGACTGCCCAGGACACGCTGACTATGTTAAAAACATGATCACTGGTGCTGCACAAATGGACGGCGGGATCCTAGTAGTATCTGCTGCTGATGGCCCAATGCCACAAACTCGTGAGCACATCCTACTTTCACGTCAAGTTGGTGTTCCTTACCTAGTAGTATTCATGAACAAATGTGATATGGTAGACGACGAAGAACTTCTTGAACTAGTTGAAATGGAAGTTCGCGATCTTCTTTCTGAATATGACTTCCCTGGCGATGACATTCCTGTTATCAAAGGTTCTGCTCTTAAAGCTCTTGAAGGCGAAGAAGAGTGGGAAGAAAAAATCGTTGAATTGATGAACGCAGTTGATGAGTACATCCCAACTCCACCACGTGACACTGATAAGCCATTCATGATGCCAGTTGAGGACGTTTTCTCAATCACTGGTCGTGGTACAGTTGCTACTGGACGCGTTGAGCGTGGACAAGTTAAAATTGGTGATACTGTTGACATTATCGGTCTTACAGAAGAGCCAAAATCTACAACTGTAACAGGTGTAGAAATGTTCCGTAAATTGCTTGATTATGCTGAAGCTGGCGACAACATTGGTGCACTTCTTCGCGGGGTTTCTCGTGACGACGTACAACGTGGACAAGTATTGGCTAAACCAGGCACAATCACTCCACACACTGAGTTCAAAGCTGAAGTTTATGTTCTTTCAAAAGAAGAGGGTGGACGTCACACTCCATTCTTCACAAACTACCGTCCACAGTTCTACTTCCGTACAACTGATGTAACTGGCGTTTGCAACCTTCCTGAAGGCGTTGAAATGGTTATGCCAGGAGACAACATCGAAATGAACGTTTCTTTGATCTCTCCAATCGCTCTTGAAGAAGGAACTAAGTTCTCTATCCGTGAGGGTGGACGTACTGTAGGCGCTGGCGTTGTTGCTTCTATCCAGAAGTAA
- the ilvE gene encoding branched-chain-amino-acid transaminase — MGEQVIYMNGGFVKKEDAKVSVYDHGFLYGDGVFEGIRSYNGNVFRLEEHLERLYDSAKSVMLEIPYTFEEMTDLVVQTLRRNKLKNAYIRLVVSRGVGNLGLDPFSCKEPNVIIIAEALAMYPQALYESGIEIASVATRRSRADVLSPKVKSLNYMNNILVKIEANLAGVSEALMMNEQGYVAEGSADNIFIIRKGKILTPPGYVGALEGITRNAIIDLAGEKGYDIQEGVFTRHDVYTADEVFLTGTAVEVISVVKVDGRVIGEGKPGPITNDLLAAFRELVEKDGVKVYDEQLKAI; from the coding sequence ATGGGTGAACAGGTCATTTATATGAATGGTGGATTTGTTAAGAAAGAAGATGCGAAGGTTTCCGTTTACGACCATGGGTTTTTATATGGGGATGGAGTCTTTGAAGGAATTCGGTCTTATAACGGAAATGTCTTCCGTTTAGAAGAGCATTTGGAGCGGCTTTATGATTCAGCCAAGTCTGTAATGCTTGAGATTCCATATACTTTTGAAGAAATGACCGATCTGGTTGTTCAAACGCTGCGTCGCAATAAGTTAAAAAATGCTTACATTCGTCTAGTTGTTTCAAGAGGGGTCGGAAACCTTGGTTTAGATCCTTTTAGCTGTAAAGAGCCTAACGTCATCATCATCGCTGAAGCATTGGCGATGTACCCGCAAGCTTTATATGAATCGGGTATTGAAATTGCATCAGTCGCGACACGGCGGAGCCGAGCAGATGTACTAAGTCCGAAAGTAAAGTCGCTCAATTACATGAATAATATTCTTGTGAAAATTGAAGCGAACCTGGCTGGAGTCTCAGAAGCTTTGATGATGAACGAACAAGGATATGTAGCAGAAGGTTCGGCAGATAATATTTTTATCATCCGTAAAGGGAAAATTTTGACGCCACCTGGTTATGTAGGAGCACTTGAAGGGATTACAAGAAATGCCATTATAGATTTGGCGGGCGAGAAAGGCTACGACATTCAAGAGGGCGTATTTACAAGGCACGACGTCTACACTGCAGACGAAGTGTTCTTAACTGGTACAGCGGTTGAAGTTATTTCAGTAGTTAAAGTAGATGGCCGTGTAATCGGCGAGGGAAAACCAGGTCCGATTACCAATGATTTACTTGCTGCATTCCGAGAGCTTGTAGAAAAAGATGGAGTAAAAGTATACGACGAACAATTAAAAGCAATTTGA
- the ilvB gene encoding acetolactate synthase large subunit, which yields MGVNVKARQETDQRLKGSGADVLIQSLQEQGVEIIFGYPGGAVLPIYDALHKNPIRHVLARHEQGAIHAAEGYARVSGKTGVVIATSGPGATNLVTGIADAMLDSLPLVVFTGQVASSVIGTDAFQEADIIGITQPITKHNYQVKSAEDLPRIIKEAFYIASTGRPGPVVIDVPKDIAAGMFVAAEQQQEEVDLPGYQPTIHPNFLQIQKAVQALSEANKPLILAGAGVLAARATEELQEFIERHQIPITNTLLGLGTIDGNHELFLGMAGMHGTYTANTAICECDVLLNIGARFDDRLTGNLAHFAPKAKVIHIDIDPAEIGKNVPTAIPIVADAKEALRELLNQPFESPETSEWLKTLRSNASEFPLQYKENEERGILPQQAIELIHRLTSGDAVVTTDVGQHQMWAAQYYKFNHPHHWVTSGGLGTMGFGFPAAIGAQLAKPNEKVVAIVGDAGFQMTLQELSLLQEMRLPVKIVILNNQCLGMVRQWQETFYEERYSQSLMPVQPDFVKLAQAYDIQGYKVETMEEAEEIFAKAFESNEPVLIDCRVVQLENVYPMVAPGKGLNEMIGVKVE from the coding sequence TTGGGAGTAAATGTGAAAGCTAGGCAAGAAACAGATCAACGACTTAAAGGCAGCGGGGCTGATGTACTGATTCAATCGTTACAAGAACAAGGAGTTGAAATAATCTTCGGTTATCCAGGAGGGGCTGTCTTACCGATTTATGATGCATTGCACAAAAATCCAATCCGGCATGTTCTTGCTCGGCATGAGCAAGGTGCAATCCACGCCGCCGAAGGATATGCCAGAGTTTCTGGAAAAACCGGGGTAGTTATTGCAACATCAGGACCGGGAGCAACTAATTTGGTGACAGGAATTGCGGATGCGATGCTCGATTCTCTACCGTTAGTGGTTTTTACAGGGCAAGTAGCAAGCAGCGTAATAGGAACGGACGCTTTTCAAGAAGCAGATATCATCGGCATTACACAACCAATTACAAAGCATAATTACCAAGTGAAAAGTGCAGAAGACTTACCGAGAATTATCAAAGAAGCTTTCTATATAGCTTCTACAGGGCGGCCGGGACCTGTGGTAATAGATGTTCCAAAAGATATTGCAGCAGGAATGTTTGTGGCGGCAGAACAGCAGCAAGAAGAAGTCGACTTACCGGGCTATCAGCCGACAATTCACCCCAATTTCTTGCAAATTCAAAAAGCAGTTCAAGCGTTATCAGAAGCTAACAAGCCATTGATTTTAGCGGGAGCTGGAGTTTTGGCAGCACGAGCGACAGAAGAACTTCAGGAATTTATTGAGCGTCACCAAATTCCAATCACTAATACCTTACTTGGCCTTGGCACGATAGATGGAAATCACGAGCTGTTCCTTGGTATGGCTGGCATGCATGGAACGTACACAGCAAACACTGCAATTTGTGAATGTGACGTCCTCTTGAATATCGGGGCACGCTTTGATGACCGGCTTACTGGCAACTTGGCACATTTTGCGCCAAAAGCAAAAGTGATTCACATTGACATTGATCCAGCTGAAATCGGAAAGAACGTTCCGACGGCCATCCCGATTGTGGCGGACGCCAAGGAAGCTTTGCGGGAGTTGCTGAATCAACCATTCGAATCACCAGAAACGAGTGAGTGGTTGAAAACATTGAGGTCTAATGCTTCCGAATTTCCTTTGCAATATAAGGAAAACGAAGAGCGTGGAATTCTTCCTCAACAAGCCATCGAACTGATTCATCGTTTAACAAGCGGAGATGCGGTTGTTACAACAGATGTAGGGCAGCATCAAATGTGGGCAGCACAGTATTACAAATTCAACCATCCGCATCACTGGGTCACTTCTGGAGGACTCGGAACTATGGGCTTTGGCTTTCCTGCAGCAATTGGCGCTCAGCTGGCAAAGCCGAATGAGAAAGTGGTCGCCATCGTCGGAGATGCCGGATTCCAAATGACGCTGCAAGAATTGTCACTTTTGCAGGAAATGCGGTTGCCAGTGAAAATCGTCATTTTGAACAATCAGTGTTTGGGGATGGTAAGGCAGTGGCAAGAAACGTTTTATGAAGAGCGATATTCCCAGTCATTGATGCCTGTTCAACCAGATTTTGTTAAATTAGCCCAAGCGTATGATATTCAAGGGTACAAAGTGGAAACGATGGAAGAAGCGGAAGAGATATTTGCAAAAGCGTTTGAGTCGAATGAGCCGGTGTTGATTGATTGCCGTGTGGTTCAGTTGGAAAACGTTTATCCGATGGTTGCGCCAGGCAAGGGGTTGAATGAAATGATTGGAGTGAAGGTTGAATGA
- the ilvN gene encoding acetolactate synthase small subunit has translation MKRVITTTVSNQSGVLNRVTGLLMKRQFNIESISVGHTEQPGMSKMTFIVNVEDKEKLEQLLKQLQKQIDVIKVNDITDKALVMRELALVKVVAPPAVRSEIYSIVEPFRATVVDMSKNVTTFQVTGDPEKIEAFIDLMKPYGIKELTRTGVSAFVRETQKVQAPQLNIL, from the coding sequence ATGAAACGAGTTATCACAACAACGGTAAGCAACCAAAGCGGCGTATTAAACCGGGTCACAGGCTTATTGATGAAGCGGCAGTTCAACATTGAAAGCATTTCAGTCGGGCATACGGAACAGCCGGGAATGTCAAAAATGACCTTTATCGTTAATGTCGAAGATAAAGAAAAACTCGAGCAGTTGCTGAAACAACTTCAAAAGCAGATCGATGTCATTAAAGTAAATGATATAACCGACAAGGCACTGGTAATGCGGGAGCTGGCATTAGTGAAAGTGGTAGCTCCTCCAGCTGTTAGAAGTGAAATTTATAGCATTGTTGAACCGTTCAGAGCCACGGTGGTCGATATGAGTAAAAACGTTACAACTTTCCAAGTAACAGGCGATCCGGAAAAAATTGAAGCCTTTATTGATTTGATGAAGCCGTATGGCATTAAAGAATTGACCCGAACCGGGGTTTCAGCATTTGTCAGGGAAACGCAGAAAGTACAGGCACCGCAACTGAATATCTTATAA
- the ilvC gene encoding ketol-acid reductoisomerase produces MTKMYYNQDVNEQVLKGQTIAIIGYGSQGHAHAQNLKESGFNVVVGVRPGKSFDQAQADGMQVATVKEAAKAADVIMMLVPDEKQTQIYNAEVKPALTAGKSLVFAHGFNVHFNQIVAPKDVDVFLVAPKGPGHLVRRTYEAGAGVPALFAVHQDVSGQAQEVALAYAKGIGATRAGVLETTFKEETETDLFGEQAVLCGGVTSLVKAGFETLVEAGYQPELAYFECMHELKLIVDLMYEGGLSGMRYSISDTAQWGDFVSGPRIVDADTKARMKDVLTDIQTGKFAKGWLLENQLNRPEFTAIEKAEESHQIEQVGRELRAMMPFVNEGKKTKNKEVVANVTN; encoded by the coding sequence ATGACGAAAATGTATTATAACCAGGACGTAAACGAACAGGTATTGAAAGGCCAGACAATTGCAATCATCGGCTATGGTTCTCAAGGACATGCTCATGCACAGAACTTAAAGGAATCGGGATTTAATGTAGTGGTTGGCGTAAGACCGGGTAAATCATTCGACCAAGCCCAAGCGGACGGCATGCAAGTAGCTACTGTAAAAGAAGCGGCCAAAGCAGCTGACGTCATCATGATGCTGGTACCGGACGAAAAACAAACACAAATCTATAATGCGGAAGTTAAGCCGGCATTAACGGCTGGGAAATCACTCGTTTTCGCTCATGGTTTTAATGTCCATTTTAATCAAATTGTTGCTCCAAAAGATGTTGATGTCTTCTTAGTTGCACCGAAAGGGCCAGGACATCTTGTTCGCCGCACATACGAAGCCGGCGCTGGGGTTCCCGCCTTGTTTGCGGTTCATCAAGACGTTTCCGGACAAGCTCAGGAAGTGGCGCTTGCTTACGCAAAAGGCATCGGAGCTACACGGGCAGGTGTTCTAGAGACAACGTTCAAAGAAGAAACCGAAACCGACCTATTTGGAGAACAAGCTGTTCTTTGCGGCGGCGTCACTTCGCTTGTAAAAGCCGGATTTGAAACGCTTGTCGAAGCGGGCTATCAACCGGAGTTGGCATACTTTGAATGCATGCACGAATTAAAACTAATCGTTGACCTAATGTACGAAGGGGGCTTGTCAGGAATGCGCTATTCCATCTCTGATACGGCGCAATGGGGAGATTTTGTGTCGGGACCGCGCATTGTGGATGCCGATACAAAAGCCCGCATGAAAGATGTGCTTACGGACATCCAAACAGGGAAATTCGCCAAGGGCTGGTTGCTTGAAAACCAATTAAACCGTCCAGAATTTACGGCGATTGAAAAAGCGGAAGAATCACATCAAATCGAGCAAGTCGGACGTGAATTGCGTGCCATGATGCCATTTGTCAATGAAGGCAAAAAAACTAAAAATAAAGAGGTGGTTGCCAATGTCACAAATTGA